In Suncus etruscus isolate mSunEtr1 chromosome 9, mSunEtr1.pri.cur, whole genome shotgun sequence, the genomic window AAGGCTTGGGTTACTTATGGTTCTTCAGGATTCATTTCTGGGAGTTCTCTGTTGACATGGgacaccaggtatcaaacctaggttggctgtgtgaaaggcctTACTTCATTGGcgcctagtttttttgttttgttttgttttgccagtcCTGTGTTCAGGACTTGTTATTTTGTGACCGGCTTAGAGCAAGGACAgaacttggctgcatgcaaggccagcttTTCCCCAGTCTCATTTCTGtttacccccaccccacccctttccACCAATGGTGTCAGGGTATTAAACTCTGGGTCCCTCTATGGAAGGCAGCAATCTTAACTCCCTTAATACcagccctttttgtttgtttttgtttttcgggtggtgctcggggtttactcttgactgctcagtaatcactcctggcaggcttggggaccatattggatgcttggaatcaaatcTGGCTCATCCTGAATTGgcctcaggcaaggcaagcatcctaccatgcTACTATACACCCAGGCCCTAAGATTTAAAGTTGCTAATTACAGTGAGAGGGCCAATGGAGCTACCTCCATTAGATCTGGAATTTAACCTTAGGCTTCTTAGGAACACTTAAGGGAACTACAGCATTGTGATGGCTGAGTGGTCAAAGACTATAAGGAAAAAAAGCACTACTGTAGAAAAGTGGTGGGAAAAATAATACTAGAAAATATTTCTAGTCCACTAGAATTTGATACCATGCAGAAGCTTCAGGTCTGTTAAGGTATTTGGcaaaagactgattttttttcagaTCAGAATCACCTTTGATAAATCAGCGGCCTGGGCCTCGTCTATTTTGATCCGAGCACCAGACCCTGTGGAACCGACTCTGGGCCAAGATTTCTTtagttttaggattttttttttcaacaattcTTCGTGAAAATCTTCTTTTCCACTTTGATCCAAGTCCTTTAATAGggtgttgtgttttatttttatttttgggccacacccgaagacaaggggattactcctggctttgtgctcagaaatagctcctggcttgagggaccatatggcatgctgtgGGGATAGaaacagtccgtcctaggtcagatgtgtgcaaagctactactgctgcaccaccgcttcggcccctttAATACGTATTTTAAATTAATAGGTCTTATAATTTCTAAGCTttaccaataaaattttttttgggggggggtcactcacggcagcgcttagaggttactcctggctctaggctcagaaatcgctcctgacaggctcgggactatatgggatgccgggactcgaaacaccttccttctgcatgcaaggcaaacaccctacttccatgctatctggcCCACTACCAATAAAATTTAATCTTGATAGATATTTCAGATCTCGTTTGAAACACTTTCGGAAATTAGTCCATCCTCTATTtggttttgttgtatttttggcCCACATGTTGTAGTGCTTAGTTACTCCTTGTTCTTCGGGGgccgtatgggatgtcagggatctaaagTGGGTTGGCTACATAAAACGCAAGACAacagatgtggggctggagcgatggtacaagtggtagggcttttgccttgctaaCTCTAGGCcaacccccccctaaaaaaaaaaaagggacaacaGATGTACCaaattgctctggtccctctatGTTCTATATGGATGGTGAATTAATTGTACATTCAAAGCCACCCACATTAGTGTCATAATTTCTAGTGTCATAATTTTACAATATTACCATTTCCTTAGTTACTGGTTGTCCTGTAGGGGTTTATGGAGTTCAGTTGATACGCAGTCCATTCTATAAGTTCTCCATAGATATCTACGATAGATACCAGGTaaatactattttgttttgtattaactGGTTATCCTTATTCAGGTCTTTTGGATAATTTAGGTACAAAAGTTAACTTCAATTATGAGTTGAAGGACAATACTTTAAACACCTTCAAAATCCACGAATTGGTTACTACCATTTATGGCCTGAAAAATTCTGAACTAGATAACTTTCAGCTTTAAAATGGTAACAGGATAAACTGAAATTTATGGACTTTCCTTGAACACATTAAGTTTCCTTGCTTTTCATGTTTTCCATCTCAGAGGCCTTGATTAGCTCATTAGCCACTTTAGAGGAtcatttgagaataaaataatgcCCCTGAGACACAAGACTactcaaattttttattatagtacATGGGTTGGGAGTGATGGGAGGGGACTGATATTACAGGCAACCATGGTCTCCATCAGCATCGAATGCCCATCCCGATAGCCATGAATGTGCCAAACGTGCCGCCACTCTGCATCATCGTTTTCCCGATGCCGCCCATCAGCTCCCGACCCCGCATTCCAATCCTGAGGAAGAAACCAAGATGTGGCCAATAGAAGACATTAACAACCTGCCCCTTTTTTGAGGGTGGGTAGGGTGTTGTTCTgaacattccttttttttgggggggagggtttgggtcacacccggcagtgctccggggctactcctggctccactcagaaattgttcctggcaggctagggaccatatgggatgcctgaattcgaaccaatgacctgcatgaaaggcaaatgccgggcgcgcaagaggtaaggtgcctgccttgcctgcgctagccttggacggaccgcggttcgatcccccggtgtcccatatggtcccccaagccaggagcgacttctgagcacatagccaggagtaacccctgagcgttaccgggtgtggcccaaaaaccaaaaaaaaaaaaaaaaaaaaagaaaggcaaatgccctatctccatgctatctctctgccccccccccctttaaatggttttgggtcacaccaagcagcgcccagaggttactcctggctctaagctcagaaatcactcatgacaggctcaggggaccatatgggacaataacgggattcgaaccaccttcgttctgctctggcccctcattcactTGTTCTTGACTATTGTTTTTATGTTCATGGCCAAAGAGCTGCTCACcttgaattgtgttttttttttttttttttggggggggggatacccGTTAgcacccagtggttactcctggctatgtgttaagaaatcgcccctggcaacctcgggggaccatatgggatgccgggattcgaagcatccttcttctgcattcaaggcaaacgccctacctcccttGAATTGTGTTTTTATAAGTATACCTGAAGTTTGGCATCACTTCACTTGGGACTGGGTAAAGGAGCCATCAATGGGGGTCTaatgtggagatttttttttttggttgcggGCCATGCTcgtaggtgctcaggggttactccttaatCTGCACCACTTAGGAATTCTGGCGTCCTCAGGGAACCAACGAGATGGGATGTTGCTGATCAACCATAGCTCTATGTCATGCCAGGAAACTCTCTGTATACCTGATGGGCAATATTTTagggatttctttttgtttttgtgtcacacccggcggtgctcaggggttactcctggctgtctgctcagaaatagctcctagcaggcacgggggaccatatgggacaccgggatgcgaaccaaccacctttggtcctggattggctgcttgcaaggcaaacgccgctatgctatctctccgggcccattttagGGATTTCTTGTTGGAAATGCTTGCTTGTTGGAAACCCGGTTTTGAAGATTTTGTTTTGCCTCACCTGCCTTAATCGTGGTGGGCTTGGGCTGTCCTATGGGGTGCAAGGTATCGTgcctggttggtcatgttcaagttaaACTCCCTACCGTTGTACTAACTATCCGGCCCTACAGAAATAATTAGAAGTAAGATACAGAAATTAGAGCTGGTTCTTAAGCCCAGTTTCATGAAGGTAGATTTTAAAATTCAGagctttaggggccgggaaggtggcgctagagataaggtgtctgccttgtaagcgctaccaaggaacggaccgcggttcgatcccccggcgtcccatatggtccccccaagccaggggcgatttctgagcacatagccaggagtaacccctgagcatcaaacgggtgtggcccaaaaaccaaaaaaaaaaaaaaaaaaaaaaaaaaaaaaaaaataaaataaaattcagagctTTGTAAGAACATTGTATTAAAGCACATCATACGACTAAGCAAGTCGTAATTTAGAATTCGGGAACTGGAAAAACACATAGCCTACCCTACAACAAATCATTATAGCCTTTAGGGATTCCATTTTTAACCTTCACTTTGGGCTTTAGTTCATCATTCAATATAGTCGCGCTGCTGGCTCGTTTTACCACCGGAAATTGCAACTACAGTAGCAACTGGTTATCCGAGGCATGCTCTTTAGATGGCAGGTTCTGCGCGGGGTTCTGATTTGGTCCTTTCAACTCTTTAAAAATCCGGGTGTTcttcacgggggggggggggtcaaggcTCCAATGGCACAAAGGTCACAGAAAAGTGCCTGCGGGCGTTCTGAGTCGGTTCAAAGTAGTTGGGCAATAGGTTCCCGGGCGGCCGTCGAGGGACCGGGCgagggcggcgggcgggcggcagGCCGGCCTGGGGCTGGGGCTGCAGCCGGGCCGGGCTCGAAGGTCCGCTGGGCTCGCCGGGCTCCCTCCCCCCGCTCCCTCCGCCCTCACCTGAGACAGGAGAAGGTGCCGAAGAGCGCCCCGGCCGCCATGCCCACGGCGCAGCCCATGACGAAGCCCATCTTGACGCGGTCGAAGCAGCTGGGCTGGGACTGGCCGTAGGGTCCCACGGCCACCGGCATCTGCGGAGGGCGAGGTCAGGCGGGCGGCCCTCCACGCGAGAGTCCGCGGGGCCCCGGGGTTGGGGACGGCCCGGAGGCCACCCCGCGCGGAGCCCGACCGGCGCCCCACTCGCGTTCCGTCCCCGCGCCCGGCGcccccgcctcgcctcgcctcgcctcgctcCCGCCCGCCCCTCACCTCGTTCTCGGCTCGGTCGCTCCGCTCGACGTCGGCTCACGGGCAGGAGACGCGAGGCGGGGCCCCGCGCGGCGTCCCGAGGACCGCTTCCGGGTCACGGGCGGCACTTCCGGCCTGCGGGGTCGAGCTCGGCCGCCTCTCGCGGGCGGGGGTCTGCGGCCGGAGCATGCTGCTGCGAAGTGCCTGCAGGCGGGctgtcgccgccgccgccgccgccgccgcgacGCCCGCAGCTCCGGGGCCGCGGCCCAGGGCCTCCGGTCGCGGTCTGCGCCTGCGTGGTAGGCTCGGGAGCCCGAGGTTGTCACCTCGCTGGTGGCGCGGACCTTTTCCCTCCGGCGCCAAGATGCTTCTTAATTTCCCCGAGCCTCCTGCTGTTCTGCCGGCAGCCGGCCTCCCCCGCGTCCCATGCCTCTAGCTTTCGCTGCCCGACGCGTCCTCTCTCGGATCCCGTCCCGCGGGCCCACAAGACGCTGAGGGTCTGCCGGCAGCCCAGTCCTGGCCGAGCAAATTTGGAAGCCGCGCTTCCTCGCCTTCCCAAGCTGGCCGTGCACTCTGACGCAGTAGGGTCCCAGCAGCTCCCGCCGCGGCTCTGTAttccctccttttatttatttctgggggAGTTGGCTCACCCccaggggcgctcaggggttactcctggctctgtgctcagaaatcacctctggcaggcttgggggcaccCTATGGgtggccgggattcgaaccgccgtccatccTGTCTGGGTTGCTTGCAGTGCAAACGCCTTCCCgccatgctattgctcaggcccctcttcCCTTCTTTTAGACCATGCTGCAATTCTCTGACGTTTGTCCCTTTTCCCGTTGAGCTTCTGACACGTATTCGCTTTGCCTTAGTGCCCCTATCCCCCCAGATGTTGTATTTTCCTGGGCTGCCTTGGCTGGTCCCAGTTCCACAGTTGCACCCACTTTCCCATTCCTTTTGTGTTTCCGCAGCTGTGGACCATGCTTCCCAGTCTGCTGTCCCTCCAGGTCCGACCAATGCTCCGGAGGAGTCAGTGTTGAGAcctctatatatggatgtacaagCCACTACGCCTCTGGTAAGGGACATGCTTTTAGCATGCATGTTGCAGTCGTGTTGTTCGAGTGACTGCACAGAGATGCTTGGCTCTTTGGAGAAGTGAAGTCAGAAGTTAAATTGTGGTCCCCTGAAAGATTCTGTATTTGTGATTGAACTTGCTCACAGACCTCCAGTTGAAGCACTGTTGAAGTGGGGATAAGCATGAGCTCTAAAATTAGTTGAACTAGTAAAACTGTTAGGTACAATTATTATATGAGTTGAAAGCTACAATTGATAGAGCCTGGCAGATTATAGGCACTTAAATTCTCAACATTTACTTAGTTGGGAGGCCACACTTATGGAGTTCTGGGACTACTTTTGGTTTAGTACAGAGATTTgttcccagtggtgttcagggagccATGCCTGCTAATTATGCTTTCAGCCATTTGAGATTCTCCCTCCCACTCACTTGGACATTAATGCAGTGTTTAACCAATATGGGGACAGTCTTGATCTGTTCTCCCATAAGTCAAATTGCCTGCCATGAATGGAAGCTTCTTGTTTGTAGATTAAGGGAGTAGATGTGAAAAGCAATTTGATGTAAATGGGTTAGTTAGTATTTCACTGGCGGTTAGAGTGGTCATTGATCTGGGTGTGATGAATGGGATTGATTGAAGTTGATGAGTTAGGTCTGCGAGAAAGCAGTGAGCCTTGAGCTAAGTGTGGGCTAATCGAGACTATTCTGTTTTCTATAGGATCCTCGAGTGCTTGATGCCATGCTTCCTTACCTAGTCAACTACTATGGGAACCCACACTCCCGGACACATGCTTATGGCTGGGAGAGCGAGGCAGCCATGGAACATGCTCGGCAGGTTTGTGCAGAGGGACCTAGGAGGAGGTCCCCGGGTCTGATGTTTGGTGACCCTTGGGAGGTATTTCCTTGCTAAGGATAGATGAAAGTGGAAAGGTTTTAGGGATCTTTCAGCAAACGACTCAGATCCCAGGTTTTGGAATCTTCCTGAAGGCATTTAATTAGTTCATGTTCTTCCTTAGCAAAGTGAGTTTTTGCAAGATTCAATGTCTTTTGGTgcacttttgttgttttgtggccacacctgttgatgctcagggtttactcctggctctgcactcagtaatcagtcctggtggtgctgagggatcacATAGTAtgaaagggattgaacctggatcggctgcttgcaatgcaagcgctttacccactgtactctctccagcccaaagactCAATGTCTTCCCATTGAAATAGCATATTTAATAGTTTCCTGATGTGTATGTGTTTCAAACCCACAGTGTCacatatgcagggcaaatgtgTCACTGAAATTTATCCCAGCTTATACAGTGTTTCTTCGTACTAAGATTGTGGGTGGATTACATTAGACAGTGCTGCTGATGTGCTtattaatataaaacttttatagcATAATAGTTCaataagtgttttttaaaaaacaatgctATGGTTTGGACATAAAAGGAATCTGTACTCTAGTAGGTACAAAACTACTTCTTGGGTTTGAATGACATGgatttcttctttctcccaaaTGTGTCCTCAGTCACTTTACTGTTGAGGTTATTTACCTGTTTTTCTTGACTTGCAGCAAGTAGCTTCTCTGATTGGGGCTGATCCTCGAGAGATTATTTTCACTAGTGGCGCTACTGAATCCAACAACATTGCAATTAAGGTAAGAAaaagtgagcacagagcctgagtacTGTgcagccaagaaaaaaaaaagagaataaaaagaagacaatCTGAAGACATATCTAGCTTTCTATCTTGGACTTCATGTTTGTATGTCTCAGTGTCTCGTATTTTTTGATAGgggcttgttttttgggtcatgttCCACAGTGTTcaggcttttcctggctctgtgctcaggagtggttCTCAGGGAACTAAATCCATTATCAGGTACCCatttgtactatcttttcaacTCCTCACTTTCAAACTTGTGAAGAAGAGTCACAGAAAAACATACATATTCTGATTTGTTGTTTCCTTTAGACTTAGGTAATGTATTCTACACTAAAGTCCTTGTATTTGTGCTGCCTGAGTGAACACTCCTAaagtctttattctttttatttgtttttctgttttgttttgtttttttgttttgttttgttttttgttttgttttgtttttttgggtcacacccggcggtgctcaggggttactcctggctgtctgctcagaaatagctcctggcaggcacgggggaccatatgggacaccgggattcgaaccaaccacctttggtcctggatcggctgcttgcaaggcaaacaccgctgtgctatctctccgggccctttatttgtttttctttgctcctTTTGAACAGAGTGCTTAGTAGGAAAGGAGATGATGCCTGTTATATGAGATACTTTGCTTTTAGAACAGCATCTGCTTCAGATAATAGATATAGATGACCCAATATTTTTCCCTgaacttttgttattatttttttttttggagccacacctgatggtgtttgggggttTAATTCCTAactttgctctcagggattaatcctggcaagTATTGGAAgatatgtggggtgctgggaattaaacccaggttgggcttgtgcaaggtaagcaccttacctgctgtacagtTTCCGCTCTGGAAACTGACTGTTGGTAAAACAACATGAGGTAAAACCAGGTCCTTGAATAATGACTTTATTcaaaagatttcttttatttttcaaaagatttgTATGCTGTCTtcctttcagcttttttttaaatcagatttcTTTGTAATAAGTTCTACCAGTTTTTTAAGTTGTCCCCATCACATAGGCATTATATTACCTAGTTACCTATTTTGAGATCAGTTACACTATTCTTGGGACACTTAGATCTTTGGTGCTAGTGAAAGTGAAATTGTACCTCAGTCACCTTGCTGCTTCATAGTATGGAATTACCttaatttcgggcccggagagatagcacagcggcgtttgccttgcaagcagccgatccaggacctaaggtggttggttcgaatcccggcgtcccatatggtcccccgtgcctgccaggagctatttctgagcagacagccaggagtaacctctgagtaacgccaggtgtggccccccccccccaaaaaaaaaaaaaaaaacaaaacgaaaaacaaacaaaaaaaaccaaaaaaacggaATTACCTTAATTTCGGTGTAGCAGGGGGCATAGATTAGGAGTCACTAGCTATATTTagtggttactcttagctctattcTGGAGGTTcctcctggaggtgtttgggggaccaggaagtgctaaggattgaatcagAACttttgcttgcaaagcagacacttcaGCCATTAGTTTGTCTTTCAGCTCTGCATAGTCACCTCTGACTCATCCTTGTTTTCATATCACCTATGAAAATGCCAAGGTTATAAATTATGGGTTGCtccttgtttgtcttttttttttcattattgtttctACTCATTTTGGGGTGAGAGGGAGGTACTCCTAGTAGTACTAGTGGGGCCACTCTGGATTCATTGCTCAGGACTATTTGGTAGTGCTGGGATATCACATCTAAAGCATTATACATGGGGCAATACCAAGAAACACATGTACTCTAGTCCTAgatatggtttttggttttcgggccacacccggcggtgctcaggggttactcctg contains:
- the ROMO1 gene encoding reactive oxygen species modulator 1 gives rise to the protein MPVAVGPYGQSQPSCFDRVKMGFVMGCAVGMAAGALFGTFSCLRIGMRGRELMGGIGKTMMQSGGTFGTFMAIGMGIRC